In one Oreochromis aureus strain Israel breed Guangdong linkage group 2, ZZ_aureus, whole genome shotgun sequence genomic region, the following are encoded:
- the zgc:101583 gene encoding magnesium transporter NIPA2 isoform X2, whose product MEVTRLDFYIGLSLAVSSSVFIGSSFILKKKGLLRLASKGSMRAGQGGHAYLKEWLWWAGLISMGAGEAANFAAYAFAPATLVTPLGALSVLVSAVLSSYFLNERLNVHGKIGCLLCVLGSTVMVIHAPQEEEVASLSAMSEKLLDPGFIVFAVCVVGSSLILICAVAPRFGQKNVLVYILICSVIGSLSVSCVKGLGIGIKELFAGTAVLKEPLFWALIICLVICVSLQINYLNKALDIFNTSLVTPIYYVFFTTSVMACSAILFKEWLRMNIDGIVGTISGFLTIILGIFLLHAFKDITFTWDSLPFYLRKGPQGFPWGQQPYLALPSYDLQAQDEMNLPREGATNGGWGIHQRAP is encoded by the exons ATGGAGGTGACTCGTTTGGACTTCTACATTGGCCTCTCTCTAGCTGTGAGCTCCAGTGTTTTTATCGGCTCAAGTTTCATCTTGAAGAAGAAAGGCCTGCTCCGATTGGCCAGCAAGGGGTCTATGCGAGCAG GTCAAGGGGGCCACGCTTACCTGAAAGAATGGCTATGGTGGGCAGGATTAATTTCAA TGGGAGCTGGAGAGGCTGCCAACTTTGCCGCATATGCATTTGCACCAGCCACACTTGTGACTCCACTAGGAGCATTGAGTGTACTTGTCAG TGCCGTGCTGTCCTCTTACTTTCTGAACGAGAGGTTGAATGTGCATGGGAAGATTGGTTGTTTGCTTTGCGTCTTGGGCTCCACAGTCATGGTTATCCATGCACCGCAGGAAGAAGAGGTGGCTTCCCTCAGTGCCATGTCTGAGAAGCTCCTGGATCCAG GTTTCATTGTGTTTGCTGTGTGCGTTGTGGGAAGCAGTCTGATTCTTATCTGTGCTGTGGCTCCGCGTTTTGGACAGAAGAATGTGCTGGTCTACATCCTGATCTGCTCTGTGATTGGCTCGCTCTCTGTGTCTTGTGTCAAGGGCCTGGGCATTGGCATTAAGGAGCTGTTTGCCGGGACAGCGGTGCTGAAGGAACCTTTGTTCTGGGCCCTAATCATCTGCCTGGTAATCTGTGTCAGCCTTCAAATCAACTACCTGAACAAAGCCCTTGACATTTTTAACACATCCCTAGTGACTCCCATTTATTACGTCTTCTTCACCACATCTGTCATGGCCTGCTCGGCCATCCTCTTCAAGGAATGGTTAAGAATGAACATAGATGGAATAGTGGGAACAATCAGTGGGTTCTTGACCATCATTTTGGGAATTTTTCTCCTCCATGCCTTTAAAGACATTACATTTACCTGGGATTCCCTCCCATTTTATCTGAGGAAAGGTCCTCAGGGCTTTCCATGGGGCCAACAGCCATACTTGGCTCTTCCCAGCTATGACTTACAAGCACAAGACGAGATGAATCTTCCCAGAGAAGGAGCCACAAATGGAGGGTGGGGTATACACCAGAGAGCACCTTAA
- the timm8a gene encoding mitochondrial import inner membrane translocase subunit Tim8 A gives MDSQGATADPQLQQFIEIESQKQRFQQLVHQMTEVCWEKCMDKPGPKLDSRTEACFVNCVERFIDTSQFILNRLEQTQRSRGSFSETMSD, from the exons ATGGACAGCCAGGGAGCGACAGCTGACCCTCAGCTTCAGCAATTCATCGAAATCGAGTCTCAGAAACAAAGATTTCAGCAGCTGGTGCATCAAATGACGGAGGTCTGCTGG GAGAAGTGTATGGATAAGCCCGGGCCGAAGCTGGATTCGAGGACGGAAGCGTGCTTTGTTAACTGCGTGGAGCGATTCATCGACACCAGCCAGTTCATCTTAAACAGACTGGAACAGACTCAGAGGAGCCGGGGGTCGTTCTCAGAGACCATGTCAGACTAA
- the zgc:101583 gene encoding magnesium transporter NIPA2 isoform X1: MNVTNCFNLTTEMEVTRLDFYIGLSLAVSSSVFIGSSFILKKKGLLRLASKGSMRAGQGGHAYLKEWLWWAGLISMGAGEAANFAAYAFAPATLVTPLGALSVLVSAVLSSYFLNERLNVHGKIGCLLCVLGSTVMVIHAPQEEEVASLSAMSEKLLDPGFIVFAVCVVGSSLILICAVAPRFGQKNVLVYILICSVIGSLSVSCVKGLGIGIKELFAGTAVLKEPLFWALIICLVICVSLQINYLNKALDIFNTSLVTPIYYVFFTTSVMACSAILFKEWLRMNIDGIVGTISGFLTIILGIFLLHAFKDITFTWDSLPFYLRKGPQGFPWGQQPYLALPSYDLQAQDEMNLPREGATNGGWGIHQRAP; encoded by the exons ATGGAGGTGACTCGTTTGGACTTCTACATTGGCCTCTCTCTAGCTGTGAGCTCCAGTGTTTTTATCGGCTCAAGTTTCATCTTGAAGAAGAAAGGCCTGCTCCGATTGGCCAGCAAGGGGTCTATGCGAGCAG GTCAAGGGGGCCACGCTTACCTGAAAGAATGGCTATGGTGGGCAGGATTAATTTCAA TGGGAGCTGGAGAGGCTGCCAACTTTGCCGCATATGCATTTGCACCAGCCACACTTGTGACTCCACTAGGAGCATTGAGTGTACTTGTCAG TGCCGTGCTGTCCTCTTACTTTCTGAACGAGAGGTTGAATGTGCATGGGAAGATTGGTTGTTTGCTTTGCGTCTTGGGCTCCACAGTCATGGTTATCCATGCACCGCAGGAAGAAGAGGTGGCTTCCCTCAGTGCCATGTCTGAGAAGCTCCTGGATCCAG GTTTCATTGTGTTTGCTGTGTGCGTTGTGGGAAGCAGTCTGATTCTTATCTGTGCTGTGGCTCCGCGTTTTGGACAGAAGAATGTGCTGGTCTACATCCTGATCTGCTCTGTGATTGGCTCGCTCTCTGTGTCTTGTGTCAAGGGCCTGGGCATTGGCATTAAGGAGCTGTTTGCCGGGACAGCGGTGCTGAAGGAACCTTTGTTCTGGGCCCTAATCATCTGCCTGGTAATCTGTGTCAGCCTTCAAATCAACTACCTGAACAAAGCCCTTGACATTTTTAACACATCCCTAGTGACTCCCATTTATTACGTCTTCTTCACCACATCTGTCATGGCCTGCTCGGCCATCCTCTTCAAGGAATGGTTAAGAATGAACATAGATGGAATAGTGGGAACAATCAGTGGGTTCTTGACCATCATTTTGGGAATTTTTCTCCTCCATGCCTTTAAAGACATTACATTTACCTGGGATTCCCTCCCATTTTATCTGAGGAAAGGTCCTCAGGGCTTTCCATGGGGCCAACAGCCATACTTGGCTCTTCCCAGCTATGACTTACAAGCACAAGACGAGATGAATCTTCCCAGAGAAGGAGCCACAAATGGAGGGTGGGGTATACACCAGAGAGCACCTTAA